The Rhodocytophaga rosea genome has a segment encoding these proteins:
- a CDS encoding plastocyanin/azurin family copper-binding protein: MKTYLNIHSISPKNTAVPVNIVNECLSKSWRFVKITLAATLFLSSTLSFAQNAAQGSKPGAEEEEYYKIITVPIPKNVELEVGGLATMPDGRLAVSTRKGDVWLIENPYMRDQGIPYFKRFAQGLHEPLGLAYHNNSLYLTQRSELTRLRDTNGDDRADDYEVIYSWPLSGNYHEYSYGPVVMPNNDMLITLNLAWIGKGASLSKWRGWMLKIAPDGKMTPVATGMRSPAGFNFLPDGSVFYSENQGDWVGSGRMTHIEPGDFVGNPSGLLWSNLPESNIKLRPEDVPSTGKPMYEVAKTVKELKLPAIWFPQGILGISTSAILADTTAGVFGPFTGQVLVGDQGQSKIMRVFMEKVNGEYQGAVFPFKEGFQSGILRMVWGNDGSMFVGMTSRGWASTGKDEYGLQRLVWTGKMPFEIKTMKAQPDGFELEFTQPVDKATAKDAASYGLTSFNYMYRQEYGSPVIDNKPCTLKGIVVSEDGMKVRLVVDGIREGYIHEVKAEGLRNQTKQPLLHSVGYYTLNYLPSGEKLVLKDDQMVKASHANHSASASASQKGTTVKTSTTGKATTGTQAKRIITMPADWTNGPDKTITLGTKPGLKFELSQITVKAGSKVKLTFNNNDDMLHNFVVTLPGEATPVGEMAVKLGLDGAKMDYIPKTPKVLYHTAQLQPQTSETIYFVAPSKPGDYMYVCTFPGHYMNMQGILKVTE; this comes from the coding sequence ATGAAAACATATTTGAATATCCATTCAATCTCCCCTAAAAATACTGCTGTTCCTGTCAATATAGTGAATGAATGTTTGTCTAAAAGCTGGCGATTTGTAAAAATAACACTGGCTGCTACGCTATTCCTTTCGTCTACGCTGAGCTTTGCCCAGAATGCAGCCCAAGGTTCTAAACCTGGTGCAGAGGAGGAAGAGTATTACAAAATCATTACCGTACCCATTCCCAAAAATGTAGAGCTTGAAGTAGGTGGTTTGGCTACTATGCCCGATGGTCGGCTGGCCGTTTCTACCCGGAAAGGAGATGTATGGCTAATAGAAAACCCCTATATGCGTGACCAGGGAATTCCCTACTTCAAGCGTTTTGCTCAAGGATTACATGAACCTTTAGGACTGGCTTACCATAATAACTCGCTCTATCTGACCCAGCGCAGCGAACTCACCAGGTTGCGTGATACTAATGGCGACGACAGAGCCGATGATTATGAAGTGATTTATTCCTGGCCATTATCCGGAAACTATCATGAATATTCCTATGGCCCGGTTGTTATGCCAAACAATGACATGCTCATTACGCTGAATCTGGCCTGGATTGGTAAAGGAGCTTCCTTATCGAAATGGAGAGGCTGGATGCTGAAAATTGCACCGGATGGCAAGATGACCCCGGTTGCTACTGGCATGCGTTCACCAGCCGGATTTAATTTTCTGCCCGATGGTTCTGTTTTCTACTCCGAAAACCAGGGTGATTGGGTAGGCTCTGGCCGCATGACCCACATAGAACCCGGTGATTTTGTAGGAAACCCATCTGGTTTACTATGGTCTAACCTGCCGGAGTCGAATATTAAACTTCGTCCGGAAGATGTGCCCAGCACTGGCAAACCTATGTATGAAGTAGCCAAAACCGTAAAAGAGCTAAAACTACCTGCTATATGGTTTCCACAAGGTATTCTGGGTATTTCCACGTCTGCTATCTTAGCGGATACTACGGCAGGCGTTTTCGGTCCATTTACCGGACAGGTACTGGTTGGAGATCAGGGACAGAGTAAAATTATGCGGGTATTTATGGAAAAGGTGAACGGCGAATACCAGGGCGCTGTATTTCCATTTAAAGAAGGTTTTCAGTCAGGTATACTGCGTATGGTATGGGGCAACGATGGATCTATGTTTGTGGGCATGACCAGCCGGGGATGGGCTTCTACCGGTAAAGATGAGTATGGATTGCAACGCCTGGTTTGGACCGGTAAAATGCCGTTTGAGATCAAGACCATGAAAGCCCAGCCAGATGGTTTTGAACTTGAGTTTACCCAGCCGGTTGATAAAGCTACCGCCAAAGATGCTGCTTCGTATGGCCTCACCAGTTTTAACTATATGTACCGCCAGGAATATGGTAGCCCGGTTATTGACAATAAACCTTGTACGCTAAAGGGAATTGTGGTATCCGAAGATGGAATGAAAGTTCGGCTGGTGGTAGATGGCATTAGAGAAGGCTATATCCATGAAGTGAAAGCAGAAGGGCTTCGCAACCAGACTAAACAGCCTTTGCTACATTCGGTGGGGTATTATACCTTAAATTACCTACCTTCCGGAGAAAAGCTGGTGTTGAAAGACGATCAGATGGTGAAGGCTTCTCATGCCAATCATTCGGCAAGTGCCAGTGCATCTCAAAAAGGCACTACTGTAAAAACTTCTACCACCGGAAAAGCTACTACTGGTACACAAGCCAAACGTATCATTACTATGCCTGCCGACTGGACCAATGGACCGGACAAAACCATCACCCTGGGTACTAAACCTGGACTGAAATTCGAATTGTCACAGATTACTGTGAAAGCAGGCAGCAAAGTAAAGCTTACCTTCAACAACAACGATGATATGTTGCATAACTTTGTAGTAACGTTGCCGGGAGAAGCAACACCAGTAGGTGAAATGGCCGTAAAACTAGGCTTGGATGGTGCTAAAATGGATTATATACCAAAAACTCCTAAAGTGCTCTATCATACTGCCCAGCTACAACCTCAAACATCAGAAACCATTTACTTTGTGGCTCCTTCCAAGCCTGGCGATTATATGTATGTGTGCACCTTCCCAGGTCACTACATGAATATGCAGGGTATTTTAAAAGTAACGGAATGA
- a CDS encoding family 16 glycoside hydrolase, giving the protein MTLSRFSWKIIPLLIFCCFTHFFALAQKSLLFTPVSLDDLSAFKPVAGNWKISGDVTADRSKDQTLQVSSGKGVLVNLPDSKNKDNIFAGFEHGNIELELDFMMAKGSNSGIYLQGRYEVQLFDSWGVTNSRSSDCAAIYGRWDEKRPDGQKSYEGHPPRVNVSRAPGLWQTMKIVFQAPVFNAQGKKTKNARFIKVIHNGVVVHENVELTGPTQSAAFQVEKPFGPLMLQGDHGPVAFRNIRYKRYDQPAVQLNNLAYKYYEGKFNNQADFIQLTAKKSGKVEEKAQLVESPNNFALQLNGTFQAPSSGEYLFEIKCMGGATLSIDGKPVISYDGFHYPEEWASGQTNLQAGSHEMTINYFRSQYPWLRSMLSMYVEGPGVVRQPVALPTSLPDPEYIEPILVNTPETRMVRSFIWDNNHKRTNCISVGEPGGIHYTVDLNQGSLFQVWKGGFLDATDMWHDRGEPQIVKPVGSTLIMSGEPALAMLASNNAVWPDSVKETDNFQFKGYSVDARNRPTFRYTMNGLNIQDQTLPDDNNRMLNRQIQVKSNGQDTKNLWCLVASGSKISQLPDGAYSINDKMYYLEVETGGEKPVIRKSKNREELLIPVRLKDNQASVKYRIIW; this is encoded by the coding sequence ATGACTCTTTCTCGTTTTTCCTGGAAAATCATTCCGCTGCTTATTTTTTGCTGTTTTACTCATTTTTTTGCCCTTGCCCAGAAATCTCTTCTGTTTACCCCAGTCTCATTAGATGATTTAAGCGCCTTTAAGCCTGTAGCTGGAAACTGGAAAATAAGCGGCGATGTAACTGCCGACCGGAGCAAAGACCAGACACTACAAGTCAGTTCCGGAAAAGGTGTTTTAGTAAATCTGCCAGATTCAAAAAATAAGGATAACATTTTTGCTGGCTTTGAACATGGAAATATAGAACTGGAACTGGATTTTATGATGGCTAAAGGCTCCAACTCTGGTATCTATCTGCAGGGGCGTTATGAAGTTCAGTTGTTCGACAGCTGGGGAGTTACCAATTCCCGCTCATCAGATTGTGCCGCCATTTACGGACGCTGGGATGAGAAAAGACCCGATGGACAAAAAAGCTACGAAGGGCACCCACCCAGGGTAAATGTTAGCCGGGCTCCCGGATTATGGCAAACCATGAAAATTGTATTTCAGGCACCGGTTTTTAATGCACAAGGCAAAAAAACAAAGAATGCAAGATTTATAAAAGTAATTCATAATGGAGTGGTGGTACATGAAAATGTGGAACTGACCGGCCCTACCCAGTCTGCCGCTTTCCAGGTTGAAAAACCCTTTGGTCCGCTGATGCTTCAAGGAGATCATGGTCCGGTAGCCTTCCGCAATATCCGCTACAAACGTTATGACCAGCCAGCTGTACAGTTAAATAATCTGGCTTATAAATACTACGAAGGCAAGTTCAATAACCAGGCTGATTTTATTCAGTTAACTGCCAAAAAATCAGGCAAGGTAGAAGAAAAAGCGCAACTCGTAGAAAGCCCGAATAATTTTGCTTTGCAATTGAATGGTACGTTTCAGGCGCCTTCCAGCGGAGAGTATCTGTTTGAAATCAAATGTATGGGGGGCGCTACACTTAGTATTGATGGCAAACCTGTTATCAGTTACGATGGCTTTCATTATCCCGAGGAATGGGCCAGTGGACAAACCAACTTACAGGCTGGTTCGCACGAAATGACTATTAATTATTTCCGGAGTCAATATCCCTGGCTGCGCTCAATGCTGAGTATGTATGTAGAAGGTCCTGGCGTGGTACGCCAGCCTGTTGCCCTGCCTACTTCCCTTCCTGACCCGGAATATATAGAGCCGATTCTGGTAAATACACCTGAAACCAGAATGGTACGCAGCTTTATATGGGACAATAATCACAAAAGAACAAATTGTATTTCGGTGGGTGAGCCTGGCGGCATACATTATACTGTTGATCTGAATCAGGGAAGCCTTTTCCAGGTATGGAAAGGCGGTTTTCTGGATGCAACCGATATGTGGCATGACCGGGGCGAACCTCAAATCGTGAAGCCGGTAGGCAGTACCCTTATCATGTCTGGAGAGCCTGCTTTAGCGATGCTTGCCAGTAATAATGCCGTTTGGCCTGATTCTGTGAAGGAAACAGACAATTTTCAATTCAAAGGTTATTCAGTAGATGCCCGCAACAGACCTACCTTCCGCTATACCATGAATGGGCTAAACATTCAGGACCAGACCTTGCCAGATGATAATAACCGGATGCTGAACCGCCAGATTCAGGTAAAAAGCAATGGGCAGGATACTAAAAATCTTTGGTGTCTGGTAGCATCTGGAAGTAAGATCAGCCAGTTGCCGGATGGCGCATATAGCATCAACGACAAAATGTATTACCTGGAAGTGGAAACTGGCGGAGAAAAACCTGTGATCCGCAAATCGAAAAACCGGGAAGAACTACTGATCCCTGTACGTCTGAAAGACAATCAGGCTTCTGTTAAATACAGAATTATCTGGTAG
- a CDS encoding glycoside hydrolase family 9 protein: protein MITRYCRFAFLLLTLLVIHLDSIAQKNNALSTQLKQSQLSEDIRLNQIGFYPKAPKMAVLVKEGGTTYYIATPDLQRTVFTGKLSEPRTSPFSGKQTRMADFSAFIQPGKYVLWIPEIGHSYPFQITNQIHTPLTAAAIKSYYFQRMSTALPEKYAGKWARAAGHPDDKVLIHPSAASTQRPTGTQISAPYGWYDAGDYNKYIVNSGITMGTMLAAYEDFPAYFDTLQLHIPESNNQLPDLLDELLWNLRWMLAMQDPNDGGVYHKLTNAKFDGMVMPEAATQPRYVVQKSTTAALDFAAVMAQASRIVKKFPQALPGLADSCITAAEKAWTWAEQHPDVLYKQEAMNQQFDPDVVTGAYGDNKPDDEFIWAASELYITTKNDKYYTAVNLFPDTQMPLPSWAQVRLLGYYSLARHQKTLSAIAQKDFAELKKRIIGFGDELISGVSAQPYGTVMGKTAKDYIWGSSSVAANQGIALIQAYLLSGDKKYLDYALTNLDYLLGRNATGYSFLTGYGSKTPMHPHHRPSVADKVTEPVPGLLSGGPNANAPRQDKCTTYTSTIADEVFTDNDCSYASNEVAINWNAPFVYLAAAIEALQYKAGYGNRQKK from the coding sequence ATGATTACCCGGTACTGCCGTTTTGCTTTTCTTTTACTTACTTTATTAGTTATTCATCTTGACAGCATTGCCCAGAAAAATAATGCTCTTTCTACGCAGCTCAAACAAAGCCAGTTATCTGAAGACATCCGCCTAAACCAGATTGGTTTCTATCCGAAAGCGCCCAAAATGGCTGTACTTGTGAAAGAAGGAGGAACTACGTATTATATTGCTACCCCGGATTTGCAGCGTACCGTTTTTACAGGCAAACTGAGCGAACCCCGTACTTCTCCCTTTTCAGGCAAACAAACCCGGATGGCCGATTTTTCAGCCTTCATCCAACCTGGAAAGTATGTTCTCTGGATTCCGGAAATCGGACATTCTTATCCATTTCAGATCACAAACCAAATTCACACTCCTTTAACTGCAGCGGCTATCAAATCCTATTATTTTCAACGCATGTCTACCGCTTTGCCAGAGAAATATGCCGGAAAATGGGCAAGGGCTGCTGGTCATCCGGATGATAAAGTACTTATCCATCCTTCTGCTGCTTCAACGCAACGGCCTACCGGAACTCAGATATCTGCCCCATATGGGTGGTATGATGCCGGCGATTATAACAAATACATTGTAAACAGTGGTATTACCATGGGTACGATGCTTGCTGCCTACGAAGATTTTCCTGCCTATTTTGATACGCTCCAGCTCCATATTCCAGAAAGTAATAATCAATTACCCGATCTGCTGGATGAGTTATTATGGAACCTGCGCTGGATGCTCGCCATGCAAGACCCAAATGATGGAGGTGTTTATCACAAACTGACCAATGCCAAGTTCGATGGAATGGTTATGCCGGAAGCCGCCACACAACCCAGGTATGTGGTACAAAAAAGCACAACTGCTGCCCTCGATTTTGCAGCCGTAATGGCCCAAGCCAGCCGGATAGTCAAAAAATTTCCGCAAGCTTTACCTGGCTTGGCTGATTCCTGTATTACCGCTGCCGAAAAAGCCTGGACCTGGGCCGAGCAACATCCGGATGTATTGTATAAACAGGAAGCCATGAACCAGCAGTTTGACCCCGATGTAGTAACTGGTGCCTATGGCGATAATAAACCTGACGATGAATTCATATGGGCAGCTTCAGAATTGTATATCACTACCAAAAATGACAAGTATTATACCGCTGTAAACCTGTTTCCAGATACTCAAATGCCTTTGCCTTCCTGGGCACAGGTACGCTTGCTCGGATACTATTCTCTGGCCAGACATCAAAAAACCTTGAGTGCCATAGCCCAGAAAGATTTTGCAGAGCTGAAGAAACGCATTATTGGGTTTGGTGATGAATTGATTAGTGGCGTTTCTGCCCAACCGTATGGCACCGTGATGGGAAAAACAGCGAAAGATTATATCTGGGGAAGCAGTTCTGTTGCGGCAAACCAGGGGATAGCGCTGATTCAAGCCTATTTGTTAAGCGGCGATAAAAAATACCTGGATTATGCGCTTACTAACCTGGATTATCTATTAGGGCGCAATGCAACCGGCTATTCTTTCCTCACCGGTTATGGCAGCAAAACACCTATGCATCCGCATCACCGGCCTTCTGTTGCAGATAAAGTAACCGAACCTGTGCCAGGCTTACTATCCGGCGGACCTAATGCCAATGCCCCCAGGCAGGATAAATGTACGACCTATACTTCTACCATAGCGGATGAAGTGTTTACTGATAACGATTGTTCGTATGCCTCCAATGAAGTTGCCATTAACTGGAATGCGCCTTTTGTGTATTTAGCTGCTGCTATAGAAGCTCTTCAATATAAAGCTGGGTATGGCAATAGGCAGAAGAAATAA
- a CDS encoding heavy-metal-associated domain-containing protein, producing MKTLKFKTNIKCGGCVAAVTPHLNALEGIAGNWQVDLQNPDRVLTVETGNAGPDKIKDAIQKAGYKAEQV from the coding sequence ATGAAAACGCTAAAATTTAAAACCAATATTAAATGTGGAGGTTGTGTGGCTGCAGTAACGCCTCACCTCAATGCCCTGGAAGGCATAGCTGGAAACTGGCAGGTAGACTTACAAAATCCAGACCGGGTGCTTACTGTAGAAACCGGAAATGCCGGACCAGATAAAATTAAAGATGCCATTCAAAAGGCTGGCTATAAAGCGGAACAAGTATAA
- a CDS encoding lipocalin-like domain-containing protein produces MKSTIYISFITCSLFSLWQCTPVQEQKPVSTNPLVELNQLSGNTSRIWKISSVSINGVSQALDDCQKFTEITFSKEKSGTLDFYDTSCGKQAQAFSWETTPDTLTILLANQERQKLVIQELNQSTFKYTTVAAEGLSYAFTLTTK; encoded by the coding sequence ATGAAATCTACAATTTATATCTCCTTTATCACTTGCAGCCTATTTTCTCTCTGGCAATGCACGCCTGTACAAGAACAAAAGCCTGTTTCTACCAATCCTCTGGTAGAGCTCAATCAGCTTAGCGGGAATACCTCCAGAATTTGGAAGATCAGCAGTGTGAGCATTAATGGAGTAAGCCAAGCCCTGGACGATTGCCAGAAGTTTACAGAAATCACTTTTTCAAAAGAAAAAAGCGGAACACTGGATTTTTATGATACCAGTTGCGGCAAACAAGCTCAGGCTTTCTCCTGGGAAACCACACCAGATACCCTTACTATTCTACTAGCCAATCAGGAAAGACAGAAATTAGTGATCCAGGAATTAAATCAATCGACCTTCAAATATACTACTGTAGCAGCAGAAGGTTTGAGTTATGCGTTTACCCTGACCACAAAATAG
- a CDS encoding phospho-sugar mutase, translating into METAIQSKIDTWLSGNYDPMTKQEIQQLISAGNETELADAFYKDLEFGTGGLRGTMGVGSNRMNKYTVGMATQGLANYLKISFPGEQLKVAIAHDSRNNSDYFARITADVFSANGIKVYFFKELRPTPELSFAIRHLGCQSGVVVTASHNPKEYNGYKAYWNDGAQLIAPHDKNVIKEVEKIKSVDEVKFQRVDSNVELVGEEIDKVYIDNILSLSISKDAIQRQKDLKIVFTPIHGTGITLVPQVLKKMGFTNVHVVEAQATPDGNFPTVIYPNPEEKEALSLALQQAEKLDADLVMATDPDADRVGIAVKNHHGKFQLMNGNQTGSLLIYYMLRAWKESGKITGKEYVVKTIVTTDLIDKMAASFGVECFNTLTGFKYIAGIMRDLEGKKKFIAGGEESYGYLVGDFVRDKDAITSCAMIAELVAYAKDKGISLFDMLMEVYMQYGFYYETLVSLTKKGMTGAQEIKQMMVNLRNNPPKTINGSPLLYLKDYENRMETHVPTGKTTPMNFDKSDVLQFITEDGSKISARPSGTEPKIKFYFSVNAPLKRKEDFDQVAVQLQEKVKAIVEEMSLK; encoded by the coding sequence ATGGAAACAGCAATCCAATCGAAAATTGATACCTGGCTCAGCGGCAACTACGACCCCATGACCAAACAGGAAATTCAGCAACTCATCAGCGCCGGTAACGAAACCGAATTGGCTGATGCGTTTTACAAAGACCTTGAATTCGGAACCGGTGGATTACGGGGTACCATGGGGGTAGGCTCCAACCGGATGAATAAATACACGGTCGGAATGGCTACCCAGGGATTAGCCAATTATCTGAAAATCAGTTTTCCTGGTGAGCAACTGAAAGTAGCGATTGCCCATGACAGCCGCAACAACAGCGACTATTTTGCCCGTATCACTGCCGATGTGTTTTCTGCCAATGGTATCAAAGTATATTTCTTCAAAGAACTTCGCCCTACTCCAGAATTGTCTTTTGCTATTCGCCATTTGGGATGCCAGAGCGGTGTAGTGGTAACGGCTTCACATAATCCTAAGGAATACAACGGCTATAAGGCTTACTGGAACGATGGCGCTCAGCTGATTGCGCCCCATGATAAAAATGTGATCAAGGAAGTAGAGAAAATAAAATCGGTAGATGAAGTAAAATTCCAGCGTGTGGATAGCAATGTAGAACTGGTTGGTGAGGAAATTGACAAAGTATATATCGACAATATTCTTTCGCTTTCCATTTCAAAAGATGCGATTCAACGGCAAAAAGACCTGAAAATTGTATTTACTCCGATTCATGGAACTGGCATTACACTGGTGCCACAGGTATTAAAGAAGATGGGCTTCACCAATGTGCATGTGGTAGAAGCACAAGCTACCCCAGATGGCAATTTCCCAACCGTGATTTATCCCAATCCGGAAGAAAAAGAAGCCCTGAGCCTGGCTTTGCAGCAAGCCGAAAAACTCGATGCTGACCTGGTAATGGCTACCGACCCCGATGCTGACCGGGTGGGAATTGCTGTAAAGAATCATCATGGCAAATTCCAGCTCATGAATGGCAACCAGACTGGTAGTTTGCTGATTTATTATATGCTGAGAGCCTGGAAAGAATCCGGCAAGATTACCGGGAAGGAATACGTGGTAAAAACCATCGTAACTACTGACCTGATTGATAAAATGGCGGCATCTTTCGGCGTAGAATGTTTCAATACGCTTACTGGCTTTAAATACATTGCCGGAATCATGCGTGACCTGGAAGGCAAGAAGAAATTTATTGCCGGTGGCGAAGAAAGTTATGGCTATCTGGTAGGTGATTTTGTACGCGATAAAGATGCCATTACTTCCTGTGCGATGATCGCTGAACTGGTGGCTTATGCCAAAGACAAAGGCATCAGTTTGTTTGATATGCTAATGGAAGTGTATATGCAATACGGCTTCTACTACGAAACGCTGGTTTCTCTCACCAAAAAAGGCATGACCGGTGCCCAGGAGATCAAGCAAATGATGGTGAACTTACGCAACAATCCGCCTAAAACGATTAATGGTTCGCCGCTGCTCTACCTTAAGGATTACGAAAACCGTATGGAAACTCATGTGCCAACTGGAAAAACCACTCCAATGAATTTTGATAAGTCGGATGTTTTGCAGTTTATTACCGAAGATGGAAGCAAAATTTCTGCCCGTCCATCAGGAACAGAACCGAAAATTAAGTTCTATTTCAGCGTAAATGCACCGCTCAAACGCAAAGAGGATTTCGACCAGGTAGCTGTGCAATTACAAGAAAAAGTAAAAGCGATTGTAGAAGAAATGAGCCTGAAATAG
- a CDS encoding AMP nucleosidase, whose protein sequence is MKTKEEIVKDWLPRYTGRPLKDFGEYILLTNFHNYVEMFANQFDVEIIGQGKPMQTATANNITIINFGMGSAMAATVMDLLSAVKPKAALFLGKCGGLKKKTQPGDLILPIAAIRGEGTSDDYMPPEIPALPSFRLQRAVSSMIKKYELDYWTGTVYTTNRRVWEHDDAFKEYLKKIRAMGIDMETATIFIVGFTNEIPHGALLLVSDTPMTPEGVKTSESDKRITSQFVNKHLQIGIDALQELAHSGESVKHLRFE, encoded by the coding sequence ATGAAAACCAAAGAAGAAATAGTAAAAGACTGGCTTCCCCGGTATACTGGCAGGCCACTGAAAGATTTTGGTGAGTACATTTTGCTCACGAATTTTCACAATTATGTAGAAATGTTTGCCAACCAGTTTGATGTGGAAATTATAGGTCAGGGTAAACCGATGCAAACGGCTACGGCCAATAATATTACCATCATCAACTTTGGGATGGGTAGTGCCATGGCGGCAACCGTGATGGATCTATTATCGGCTGTAAAACCCAAAGCTGCGCTGTTCCTGGGAAAATGTGGCGGACTGAAAAAGAAAACCCAGCCGGGCGACCTGATTCTGCCAATTGCCGCCATTCGGGGCGAAGGAACCAGTGATGATTATATGCCGCCAGAAATTCCGGCTCTCCCCTCCTTTCGTCTGCAACGAGCTGTTTCCTCCATGATCAAAAAATATGAACTCGATTACTGGACTGGTACTGTATACACGACCAACCGCCGGGTGTGGGAACATGATGATGCGTTTAAAGAATATCTGAAGAAAATACGTGCCATGGGCATTGATATGGAAACGGCTACTATTTTTATTGTGGGCTTTACCAACGAAATTCCGCATGGTGCCTTGCTGCTGGTATCCGATACACCCATGACACCGGAGGGTGTAAAAACTTCAGAAAGTGATAAGCGGATTACATCGCAGTTTGTAAACAAGCATTTGCAGATCGGCATTGATGCCCTGCAGGAACTGGCGCATTCCGGAGAGTCGGTGAAACACCTGCGGTTTGAATAA
- a CDS encoding type I restriction enzyme HsdR N-terminal domain-containing protein, giving the protein MIALNLPPYEHKIKKKDDKLFIFDILRKKYVFLTPEEWVRQHFVHFLINKYHYPKALMKAEGGLKYNNLPKRTDLVIFDSVGKPLIVVECKDVYVPITQAVFEQAARYNYILKAPYLIVVNGLSYHCCRIDHASQSYQFLEDIPMYISPVLS; this is encoded by the coding sequence ATGATTGCCTTAAATCTGCCACCATACGAACACAAAATTAAGAAGAAGGATGATAAACTCTTCATTTTTGACATATTACGCAAAAAGTATGTCTTTTTAACCCCTGAAGAATGGGTACGGCAACATTTTGTGCATTTTCTGATCAATAAATACCATTATCCCAAAGCCTTAATGAAAGCGGAAGGTGGCCTCAAATATAATAATCTGCCTAAACGGACGGATCTGGTCATTTTCGATTCAGTAGGAAAGCCTTTGATTGTAGTTGAATGCAAGGATGTATATGTACCTATTACGCAAGCCGTATTTGAGCAGGCAGCCAGGTATAATTATATCTTAAAAGCACCTTACCTGATTGTAGTAAATGGCCTTTCGTATCATTGCTGCCGCATCGACCATGCCAGCCAGAGCTATCAATTTCTGGAGGATATCCCTATGTATATTTCCCCGGTTCTTTCTTAA